Proteins encoded together in one Plutella xylostella chromosome 17, ilPluXylo3.1, whole genome shotgun sequence window:
- the LOC105388742 gene encoding uncharacterized protein LOC105388742 has translation MFKQQISPRSVHPYQTTVVPRSEQQLVSAAQQRAKFPWAEDINPSVYQPGGTDSSNSDNLYQLPQYYNGTMREYGPPSPEYQAPYASGNTWHHSFRKTNRPHTRVSEGLTFPHCASAFSLPLCDVDQRTQIPSRALSSPVPSMSPEVAIYGACGGHCPGFEYVCYYILQVLFVVGVLTGISLCIAGIVLRRTNRNGDLGVLVYIGCLAACVCAVLLGVQGRVRREIRQRKLRANTHIAMQPIAEAPAPACQLLTSTMPMSATLPRGQIYRPTTTVYQEEDVTGVPWWRREPQD, from the exons ATGTTTAAGCAGCAAATATCGCCGCGTAGCGTGCACCCGTACCAGACGACGGTGGTGCCGCGGAGCGAGCAACAGTTGGTGTCGGCGGCGCAGCAGCGGGCGAAGTTCCCGTGGGCCGAGGACATCAACCCCTCCGTGTACCAGCCCGGCGGCACCGACAGCTCCAACTCCGACAATCTCTACCAG CTTCCTCAATACTACAATGGGACCATGCGAGAATATGGACCACCATCACCAGAGTACCAGGCACCATATGCGTCCGGGAACACATGGCATCATAGTTTTAGGAAGACAAATAGACCACATACCAGAGTATCAGAAGGATTGACATTCCCGCACTGTGCCTCTGCATTTTCACTTCCATTGTGTGATGTGGACCAGAGGACACAGATACCGAGCCGTGCCCTGAGCTCTCCGGTTCCATCAATGAGCCCTGAGGTGGCCATATATGGAGCTTGCGGAGGACACTGTCCGGGATTTGAATATGTGTgctattatattttacag gtGTTATTTGTGGTGGGTGTGTTAACCGGGATCTCTCTGTGTATAGCGGGTATTGTTCTGAGGAGAACCAACAGAAATGGTGACCTTGGAGTTTTAGTTTATATTG GGTGCCTGGCGGCGTGCGTGTGCGCCGTGCTGCTGGGCGTGCAGGGCCGCGTGCGCCGCGAGATCCGCCAGCGCAAGCTGCGCGCCAACACGCACATAGCCATGCAGCCCATTGCG GAAGCGCCAGCCCCAGCTTGCCAGTTGCTGACATCAACCATGCCGATGTCGGCGACACTACCTCGCGGCCAAATATACAG GCCAACAACCACGGTGTACCAAGAGGAAGACGTGACCGGCGTCCCCTGGTGGCGCCGTGAGCCCCAAGACTGA